In one Silene latifolia isolate original U9 population chromosome 10, ASM4854445v1, whole genome shotgun sequence genomic region, the following are encoded:
- the LOC141605126 gene encoding uncharacterized protein LOC141605126 isoform X1, protein MGRKPCCGKQGLKRGTWSSEEDQLLINYINQHGHANWPSLPKKAGLQRDGWSCRLRWTNHLAGGMERTPCCDKQGLKKGTWSSEEDELLINYINEHGHGNWDSLAKNAGLQRCGESCRNRWTNYLAGEIGRTPCGKQGLKKGAWSSEEDELLINYINEHGHRNWRSLPKNAGLQRCGWSCRRRWKNNLAGEMGRRPCYDKQGLKKGGPWSSEEDQLLINYINEHGHGNWLSLPKKAGLQRRGKSCRVRWTNYLAGEMRRRPCCDKQCLKKVAWSPEEDQLIINYINEHGHGNWPSLAKNAGLQRCGNSCKHRWIHHLAGEMGRAHFYDKHGLKKGAWSSEEDQLLINYINQHGHGNWSSLPKNAGLQRNGINCRLRWKNYLTPGIKRGPFTPEEENLVFQSHKILGNRWAAIAIQLPGRTDNDIKNLWNIHLKKRLVTMGLDPQTHEPISNPRGPKPPRSSSTDPNPQEFMESARLEAEARLSRESLIYNPYGSSSYYSDVLLPLWESEVGESFQKENTEKSRCQSPVSETSSSTKCASSSVLTQRDEDVEDSESHIQLLNARSNSSGSDVVDDSSVFALQLLLDFPEDNDTSFLEIDVDDYLVYPSDSSND, encoded by the exons ATGGGAAGAAAACCTTGTTGTGGTAAACAAGGTTTGAAGAGAGGGACATGGAGTTCTGAAGAAGATCAACTTCTTATCAATTATATTAATCAACATGGTCATGCTAATTGGCCCTCTCTTCCCAAAAAAGCTG GTCTTCAACGGGATGGATGGAGTTGTAGGCTTCGATGGACAAACCATCTTGCTGGAGGAATGGAAAGAACACCTTGTTGTGATAAACAAGGTTTGAAGAAAGGGACATGGAGTTCTGAAGAAGATGAACttcttataaattatattaatgaGCATGGTCATGGCAATTGGGATTCTCTTGCCAAAAATGCTG GTCTTCAACGGTGTGGAGAGAGTTGTAGAAATCGATGGACAAACTATCTTGCAGGAGAAATAGGAAGAACACCTTGTGGTAAACAAGGTTTAAAGAAAGGGGCATGGAGTTCTGAAGAAGATGAACttcttataaattatattaatgaACATGGTCATCGTAATTGGCGTTCTCTTCCCAAAAATGCTG GTCTTCAACGGTGTGGATGGAGTTGTAGACGTCGATGGAAAAACAATCTTGCAGGAGAAATGGGAAGAAGACCTTGTTATGATAAACAAG GTTTGAAGAAAGGGGGGCCATGGAGTTCTGAAGAAGATCAACTTCTTATCAATTATATTAATGAGCATGGTCACGGTAATTGGCTTTCTCTTCCCAAAAAAGCTG GTCTTCAACGGCGTGGAAAGAGTTGTAGAGTTCGATGGACAAACTATCTTGCAGGAGAAATGAGAAGAAGACCTTGTTGTGATAAACAATGTTTGAAGAAAGTGGCATGGAGTCCTGAGGAAGATCAacttattataaattatattaatgaGCATGGTCATGGTAATTGGCCTTCTCTTGCCAAAAATGCCG GTCTTCAACGGTGTGGAAATAGTTGTAAACATCGATGGATACACCATCTTGCAGGAGAAATGGGAAGAGcacatttttatgataaacacgGTTTGAAGAAAGGGGCATGGAGTTCTGAAGAAGATCAACttcttataaattatattaatcaACATGGTCATGGTAATTGGAGTTCTCTTCCCAAAAATGCTG GCCTTCAACGGAATGGAATAAATTGTAGGCTTCGATGGAAAAACTATCTGACGCCAGGCATCAAACGCGGCCCTTTCACTCCTGAAGAAGAAAATCTTGTGTTTCAGTCGCATAAAATTCTAGGCAACAG GTGGGCAGCGATTGCTATTCAACTACCCGGAAGAACAGACAACGACATCAAGAATTTATGGAACATCCACTTGAAGAAACGGCTAGTAACCATGGGCCTCGATCCTCAAACCCATGAACCAATTTCCAACCCACGTGGACCAAAACCCCCAAGATCCTCTTCTACGGACCCAAACCCCCAAGAATTTATGGAGAGTGCCAGGCTCGAAGCAGAAGCTCGGCTCTCAAGGGAGTCTCTTATATATAACCCATATGGTTCATCATCCTATTATTCTGATGTGCTCCTCCCGCTTTGGGAGTCTGAAGTAGGGGAATCATTTCAGAAGGAAAATACTGAAAAGAGTAGATGCCAAAGCCCGGTTTCTGAAACATCATCTTCTACTAAATGTGCTTCTAGTTCTGTTCTAACTCAAAGAGATGAAGACGTTGAGGACTCAGAATCCCACATTCAGCTTCTAAACGCAAGATCAAACTCCTCTGGTTCCGATGTGGTAGATGATTCTTCAGTGTTCGCATTACAGCTACTCTTGGATTTCCCTGAAGACAATGACACGAGCTTCCTGGAAATTGACGTCGATGATTACTTGGTCTATCCTTCTGATTCGAGCAATGATTAA
- the LOC141605126 gene encoding uncharacterized protein LOC141605126 isoform X2 — protein MGRKPCCGKQGLKRGTWSSEEDQLLINYINQHGHANWPSLPKKAGLQRDGWSCRLRWTNHLAGGMERTPCCDKQGLKKGTWSSEEDELLINYINEHGHGNWDSLAKNAGLQRCGESCRNRWTNYLAGEIGRTPCGKQGLKKGAWSSEEDELLINYINEHGHRNWRSLPKNAGLQRCGWSCRRRWKNNLAGEMGRRPCYDKQGLKKGGPWSSEEDQLLINYINEHGHGLQRRGKSCRVRWTNYLAGEMRRRPCCDKQCLKKVAWSPEEDQLIINYINEHGHGNWPSLAKNAGLQRCGNSCKHRWIHHLAGEMGRAHFYDKHGLKKGAWSSEEDQLLINYINQHGHGNWSSLPKNAGLQRNGINCRLRWKNYLTPGIKRGPFTPEEENLVFQSHKILGNRWAAIAIQLPGRTDNDIKNLWNIHLKKRLVTMGLDPQTHEPISNPRGPKPPRSSSTDPNPQEFMESARLEAEARLSRESLIYNPYGSSSYYSDVLLPLWESEVGESFQKENTEKSRCQSPVSETSSSTKCASSSVLTQRDEDVEDSESHIQLLNARSNSSGSDVVDDSSVFALQLLLDFPEDNDTSFLEIDVDDYLVYPSDSSND, from the exons ATGGGAAGAAAACCTTGTTGTGGTAAACAAGGTTTGAAGAGAGGGACATGGAGTTCTGAAGAAGATCAACTTCTTATCAATTATATTAATCAACATGGTCATGCTAATTGGCCCTCTCTTCCCAAAAAAGCTG GTCTTCAACGGGATGGATGGAGTTGTAGGCTTCGATGGACAAACCATCTTGCTGGAGGAATGGAAAGAACACCTTGTTGTGATAAACAAGGTTTGAAGAAAGGGACATGGAGTTCTGAAGAAGATGAACttcttataaattatattaatgaGCATGGTCATGGCAATTGGGATTCTCTTGCCAAAAATGCTG GTCTTCAACGGTGTGGAGAGAGTTGTAGAAATCGATGGACAAACTATCTTGCAGGAGAAATAGGAAGAACACCTTGTGGTAAACAAGGTTTAAAGAAAGGGGCATGGAGTTCTGAAGAAGATGAACttcttataaattatattaatgaACATGGTCATCGTAATTGGCGTTCTCTTCCCAAAAATGCTG GTCTTCAACGGTGTGGATGGAGTTGTAGACGTCGATGGAAAAACAATCTTGCAGGAGAAATGGGAAGAAGACCTTGTTATGATAAACAAG GTTTGAAGAAAGGGGGGCCATGGAGTTCTGAAGAAGATCAACTTCTTATCAATTATATTAATGAGCATGGTCACG GTCTTCAACGGCGTGGAAAGAGTTGTAGAGTTCGATGGACAAACTATCTTGCAGGAGAAATGAGAAGAAGACCTTGTTGTGATAAACAATGTTTGAAGAAAGTGGCATGGAGTCCTGAGGAAGATCAacttattataaattatattaatgaGCATGGTCATGGTAATTGGCCTTCTCTTGCCAAAAATGCCG GTCTTCAACGGTGTGGAAATAGTTGTAAACATCGATGGATACACCATCTTGCAGGAGAAATGGGAAGAGcacatttttatgataaacacgGTTTGAAGAAAGGGGCATGGAGTTCTGAAGAAGATCAACttcttataaattatattaatcaACATGGTCATGGTAATTGGAGTTCTCTTCCCAAAAATGCTG GCCTTCAACGGAATGGAATAAATTGTAGGCTTCGATGGAAAAACTATCTGACGCCAGGCATCAAACGCGGCCCTTTCACTCCTGAAGAAGAAAATCTTGTGTTTCAGTCGCATAAAATTCTAGGCAACAG GTGGGCAGCGATTGCTATTCAACTACCCGGAAGAACAGACAACGACATCAAGAATTTATGGAACATCCACTTGAAGAAACGGCTAGTAACCATGGGCCTCGATCCTCAAACCCATGAACCAATTTCCAACCCACGTGGACCAAAACCCCCAAGATCCTCTTCTACGGACCCAAACCCCCAAGAATTTATGGAGAGTGCCAGGCTCGAAGCAGAAGCTCGGCTCTCAAGGGAGTCTCTTATATATAACCCATATGGTTCATCATCCTATTATTCTGATGTGCTCCTCCCGCTTTGGGAGTCTGAAGTAGGGGAATCATTTCAGAAGGAAAATACTGAAAAGAGTAGATGCCAAAGCCCGGTTTCTGAAACATCATCTTCTACTAAATGTGCTTCTAGTTCTGTTCTAACTCAAAGAGATGAAGACGTTGAGGACTCAGAATCCCACATTCAGCTTCTAAACGCAAGATCAAACTCCTCTGGTTCCGATGTGGTAGATGATTCTTCAGTGTTCGCATTACAGCTACTCTTGGATTTCCCTGAAGACAATGACACGAGCTTCCTGGAAATTGACGTCGATGATTACTTGGTCTATCCTTCTGATTCGAGCAATGATTAA
- the LOC141607134 gene encoding transcription factor MYB17-like has product MGRRPCCDEESVKKGLWSPEEDELLINYINQHGHANWRSLPKSAGLQRCGKSCRLRWKNYLSPDIKRGPFTPEEENLVIQLHTTLGNRWSAIAIQLPGRTDNEIKNLWHARLKRRLVTKGLDTQTHEAASKAHGPPSTQHMAQWESARLEAEARLSRESLIYNPRGSSSSYSDVFLPLWKSEKSRCQSPVSETSSSTKCASSSVLTQRDEDIEVKADSKSHIQLLNARSNSFSDLVADSSVSELQLLLDFSENNDMSFLENDICDFFN; this is encoded by the exons ATGGGAAGAAGACCTTGTTGTGATGAAGAAAGTGTGAAAAAAGGGTTATGGAGTCCTGAAGAAGATGAACTacttattaattatattaatcaaCATGGTCATGCTAATTGGCGTTCTCTTCCCAAAAGTGCTG GTCTTCAGCGGTGTGGAAAGAGTTGTAGGCTTCGATGGAAAAACTATCTGAGTCCAGACATCAAACGCGGCCCTTTCACTCCTGAAGAAGAAAATCTTGTGATTCAGTTGCATACAACTCTAGGTAACAG GTGGTCAGCGATTGCTATTCAACTTCCCGGAAGAACAGACAACGAAATCAAGAATTTATGGCACGCCCGCTTGAAGAGACGGCTAGTAACCAAGGGTCTCGATACTCAAACCCATGAAGCAGCTTCCAAAGCACATGGACCGCCTTCTACGCAACATATGGCTCAGTGGGAGAGTGCCAGGCTCGAAGCAGAAGCTCGACTATCAAGGGAGTCCCTAATATATAACCCACGTGGTTCATCATCTTCTTATTCAGATGTGTTCCTCCCGCTTTGGAAATCTGAAAAGAGTAGATGCCAAAGCCCGGTTTCTGAAACATCATCTTCTACAAAATGTGCTTCTAGTTCTGTTCTAACTCAAAGAGATGAAGACATTGAGGTCAAAGCCGACTCAAAATCCCACATTCAGCTTCTAAATGCAAGATCAAACTCCTTTTCAGATCTGGTAGCCGATTCTTCAGTTTCCGAATTGCAGCTACTCTTGGATTTCTCCGAAAACAATGACATGAGCTTCTTGGAAAATGACATCTGTGATTTCTTCAACTAG
- the LOC141606930 gene encoding transcription factor MYB17-like, with amino-acid sequence MATHFDECLQRNGNNCRLRWTNYLRPGIKRVPFTPEEENLVIQSHKILGNSWAAIAIQLLGRTDNDIKNLWNNHLRKRLITMGLDPQTHEPTSKPHGPKPPTSSSTEKQKQKQKAEAKPLRSSSTNPNPQEFMESARLEPEARLSRESLIYNPYGSSYYPLWESEKSRCQSPVSETSSSTKCASSSVLTRRNEDVEVKEESESHTQLLNTRSNSSGSDVVGDSSVSALQLPLNFPENNDTSFLENDIYDYLVF; translated from the exons ATGGCAACTCATTTTGATGAAT GCCTTCAACGCAATGGAAACAATTGTAGGCTTCGATGGACAAATTATCTGAGGCCAGGCATCAAACGCGTCCCTTTCACTCCTGAAGAAGAAAATCTTGTGATTCAGTCTCATAAAATTCTAGGCAACAG TTGGGCAGCGATTGCTATTCAACTACTCGGAAGAACAGACAACGACATCAAGAATTTATGGAACAACCACTTGAGGAAACGGCTAATAACCATGGGTCTTGATCCTCAAACCCATGAACCAACTTCCAAGCCTCATGGACCAAAACCCCCAACATCCTCTTCTACGGAGAAGCAGAAGCAGAAGCAGAAAGCAGAAGCAAAACCCCTAAGATCCTCTTCTACGAACCCAAACCCCCAAGAATTTATGGAGAGTGCCAGGCTCGAACCAGAAGCTCGGCTCTCAAGAGAGTCCCTTATATATAACCCATATGGTTCATCATACTACCCGCTTTGGGAATCTGAAAAGAGTAGATGCCAAAGCCCGGTTTCTGAAACATCATCTTCTACTAAATGTGCTTCTAGTTCTGTTCTAACTCGAAGAAATGAAGACGTTGAGGTCAAAGAGGAGTCAGAATCCCACACTCAGCTTCTAAACACAAGATCAAACTCCTCTGGTTCCGATGTGGTAGGTGATTCTTCAGTGTCTGCATTACAACTACCTTTGAATTTCCCTGAAAACAATGACACGAGCTTCCTGGAAAATGACATCTATGATTACTTGGTCttctga